One part of the Dermacentor andersoni chromosome 2, qqDerAnde1_hic_scaffold, whole genome shotgun sequence genome encodes these proteins:
- the LOC126540966 gene encoding solute carrier family 22 member 7-like: protein MASKTPALSSPSSPSSFPCLESPKKPGLQKNEAPVPPDTASPVPVGSALKGFVETGSAAAIEDNTHVILGNGRYQMRVLISAALAAAVMLSQALAYELIGRPVDHWCRPPDNMRHLPVHVWRNAAIPVDTDGRFSQCTVYDPPIAENASAERRVVECQEWDYDTGNRADSIISEWDLVCGRQWLRHLSVILFMLVAVAFVPASGALSDHWGRRPVILIMTGTLFSASLTVAVAETFPFFLIARLLVSGSCNSATMILCVLLYEMTGKERRALYCVWATGIGVTIPAPFLWSVGALQPRWALAQAVLVLPTTILVLLCYSLEESPSWLFSKSLWRQGEQVMLIVAKDNRVNMEKARISLRFLRHQIKQQENLQTTSSAGPLKSETGIELAAHRAVFRRQATSVVICFVSLTFVFYIFMLKDKFIGVHQAAAHLALQSCVYFAACQVIVKKGQRETLTRMLALLCSLTAAHAVAQSLDFSFVIPILRSLVLACCSACLSIAYGYTAEVFPIAIRSTGLCFAYSCGRVGGFLGVVVNKDAVKGHQLALGVILALVVFASTAAIQWLPEVFVKRPPKKPLEPEVTSPQQRKAALKESIASPSCVKTQRRTVNANLRSLPGLALVRKPSRCVGVSGVFPSE, encoded by the exons aTGGCGTCGAAAACGCCGGCCCTGAGTTCGCCCTCTAGTCCATCTTCGTTCCCATGCCTAGAGTCACCTAAGAAGCCAGGCTTGCAGAAAAATGAGGCACCCGTGCCGCCTGACACGGCCAGTCCGGTTCCGGTCGGCAGCGCTCTCAAGGGTTTCGTGGAAACAGGCTCGGCGGCAGCCATCGAGGACAACACGCACGTCATCCTCGGCAACGGCCGGTACCAAATGCGCGTCCTAATCTCCGCGGCGCTGGCTGCGGCGGTGATGCTGAGCCAGGCGCTCGCCTACGAGCTCATCGGCAGACCCGTGGACCACTGGTGCAGGCCTCCCGACAACATGCGCCATCTGCCGGTGCATGTCTGGAGGAATGCAGCCATCCCCGTCGACACCGACGGGCGGTTCAGTCAGTGCACCGTGTACGACCCGCCGATCGCG GAAAACGCGTCAGCAGAACGCCGGGTGGTGGAGTGCCAAGAGTGGGACTACGACACCGGCAACCGCGCTGACAGTATTATCAGCGAGTGGGACCTGGTGTGCGGGAGACAGTGGCTCCGTCACCTTTCCGTCATCCTTTTCATGCTGGTGGCGGTGGCCTTCGTTCCAGCTTCCGGTGCGCTGTCCGACCACTGGGGGCGTCGGCCCGTCATCCTCATTATGACTGGGACGCTCTTCAGCGCCAGTCTAACCGTGGCCGTGGCGGAGACTTTTCCATTCTTCCTCATCGCCCGGCTCCTAGTGTCTGGTTCGTGCAACTCTGCCACCATGATCCTTTGCGTGCTCCTCTACGAGATGACGggaaaagagcggcgcgctctctACTGCGTTTGGGCCACGGGCATCGGCGTCACCATTCCCGCACCCTTCCTGTGGTCCGTTGGCGCCCTTCAGCCACGGTGGGCGCTTGCGCAGGCCGTTCTCGTGCTGCCGACCACCATACTTGTCCTTCTGTGCTACTCCTTAGAAGAGTCGCCCAGCTGGCTATTCAGCAAATCGCTGTGGCGCCAGGGGGAGCAGGTGATGCTCATCGTGGCAAAAGACAACAGAGTCAACATGGAGAAAGCCCGAATCTCGCTCCGTTTCCTTCGGCACCAAATAAAACAGCAAGAAAACCTGCAGACGACCTCATCTGCAGGGCCATTAAAAAGCGAAACGGGGATCGAGTTAGCCGCACACAGGGCCGTATTCCGACGCCAGGCTACCTCCGTGGTCATATGCTTTGTTAGCCTCACGTTCGTGTTCTACATTTTCATGCTCAAGGACAAGTTTATCGGCGTGCACCAGGCAGCAGCTCATCTGGCCTTACAGTCTTGTGTCTACTTCGCCGCCTGCCAGGTCATAGTCAAGAAGGGCCAGCGCGAGACACTAACCAGAATGTTGGCGCTGCTGTGCTCGTTGACGGCCGCCCACGCCGTGGCGCAGTCTCTGGACTTCTCGTTCGTGATCCCGATCCTTCGCAGTTTGGTGCTGGCATGCTGCTCGGCCTGCCTCAGCATCGCCTATGGTTACACGGCCGAGGTGTTCCCCATCGCCATTCGCAGCACTGGTCTTTGCTTTGCCTATAGTTGTGGACGTGTGGGAGGCTTTCTCGGTGTCGTCGTAAACAAGGATGCAGTAAAGGGGCATCAGTTGGCCCTTGGCGTCATCTTGGCGCTCGTGGTCTTCGCCagcaccgctgccattcagtggCTCCCGGAAGTTTTCGTCAAGCGCCCGCCAAAGAAGCCACTCGAGCCGGAAGTCACGTCTCCGCAGCAGCGTAAGGCGGCGCTGAAGGAGTCCATCGCCTCTCCGAGCTGCGTCAAGACTCAGCGCC GGACCGTGAATGCCAATCTCCGGTCCCTGCCAGGACTCGCCCTGGTCCGCAAGCCGTCCCGCTGCGTCGGTGTCTCTGGTGTGTTTCCTTCGGAATAG